In a genomic window of Algoriphagus halophilus:
- a CDS encoding ABC transporter ATP-binding protein codes for MNILSVSDLSKVYQSGSRKLTVLDEVSFDIESGEIISIVGPSGSGKTTLLGLCAGLDSASKGSVSLNGENLQTMNEDQRAAVRNQHVGFIFQNFQLLPTLTALENVMVPLELKKRKDARVKAQELLEKVGLGDRATHYPTQLSGGEQQRVSIARAFANEPKILFADEPTGNLDTETGEMIEKLIFDLNKEQGTTLVLVTHDLDLAAKTQRIIHIKGGKIQEDAHA; via the coding sequence ATGAATATTTTATCAGTTTCTGACCTAAGCAAGGTCTACCAAAGTGGCAGTAGAAAACTTACTGTGCTGGATGAAGTGTCATTTGATATAGAGTCTGGAGAGATTATATCCATTGTAGGCCCTTCAGGTAGCGGAAAAACCACCCTTTTGGGACTTTGTGCCGGATTAGACTCCGCTTCCAAAGGAAGTGTAAGTCTAAATGGAGAAAATCTTCAGACCATGAATGAAGATCAACGTGCAGCGGTGAGAAATCAGCATGTTGGTTTCATTTTCCAGAATTTTCAGCTTTTACCCACTTTGACTGCCTTAGAAAATGTCATGGTTCCTTTGGAGCTGAAAAAAAGGAAAGATGCCCGTGTGAAGGCACAGGAATTATTAGAAAAGGTAGGTTTAGGAGATAGGGCGACTCATTACCCGACACAACTTTCAGGGGGGGAACAGCAGCGAGTTTCCATTGCAAGGGCATTTGCCAATGAGCCTAAGATTTTATTTGCGGATGAACCTACAGGGAATTTGGATACGGAAACAGGAGAGATGATCGAAAAGTTGATTTTCGATCTAAATAAAGAGCAAGGAACCACTTTGGTATTGGTGACTCATGATTTGGATTTGGCAGCAAAAACCCAGCGTATTATTCATATCAAAGGTGGTAAAATACAGGAGGATGCCCATGCCTGA
- a CDS encoding ABC transporter permease, whose translation MPDFRWIMKMAFRDFRKNISRLLLFVSSIVVGIAALVAISSFGENLTKDIDNQAKELLGADLRLENNQPLGDQSVDSLAIEMASEVNFASMVAYPRTGASRLTQVRALEGAFPFYGVLETIPVSGEADFRAGGKKALVEKTLMAQFNAEVGDVIKVGNVEFVVSGELQSVPGQTGITATVAPAVYIPMDYLEETGLVQYGSRVNYNRYYLFEQGTNVDELIQPYDEQWEIDRVDADTVEDQKRSTGRSFSNMSNFLSLVAFIALLLGCVGVASAVNVFVKEKLASVAVLRCLGVSSRDVLLIYLAEIKIMGLVGALLGAFLGTLLQFVLPAVFADFLPVEVSFGISWLSVGFGIITGLFVSVLFALLPLLKVRNVSPMATLRPETADTTLLKDPLRWMVIAGILLFIWAFSFYLLDRVDFAFGFTAFVVFAFGILWGIAQSIIWAVRKFLPISFSYPLRQSLANLYRPNNQTVSLIATIGLGTAMISTLFFLQNQLLEEARFADKEDQPNMLIFDIQTAQLQAVKDKIESYDLPIMQEVPIVTMQLNAINGIDKQANEELPEEEDYSRWIYNREFRVTYRDTLISSETLTSGDLIPVGARGDSIFVSFEKGFAEGNRLKIGDEIEFNVQGRPIKTYIGSFRDVKFNQVSTNFLVLFPNGVLEQAPKFHVLITKTKNDREAGSVQADIVRQFPNISIINLGTIVATLEEILGKISFVIQFMAFFSIATGILVLISSLIISKYQRMRESILLRTLGANSGIVSKINTLEYFFLGSLASMSGIILSFGATWLLSEFVFNIQFRGAWGSALILYLGITALTIVLGWLNGRKIINQPPMEILRGN comes from the coding sequence ATGCCTGATTTTAGATGGATAATGAAGATGGCTTTTCGGGACTTCCGGAAAAACATCTCTAGACTTTTATTATTTGTCAGTTCCATCGTAGTAGGAATAGCTGCTTTGGTAGCGATTAGTAGTTTTGGCGAAAATCTGACAAAAGATATTGACAATCAGGCCAAAGAGCTTTTAGGAGCAGATTTGAGATTGGAAAACAATCAACCTTTAGGGGATCAGTCTGTAGATTCTTTAGCTATTGAAATGGCCTCTGAGGTAAATTTCGCCTCCATGGTAGCCTATCCTCGAACCGGAGCCAGTAGACTTACCCAAGTTCGGGCGTTGGAAGGAGCTTTCCCTTTTTATGGTGTTTTAGAAACTATTCCTGTCTCAGGAGAAGCAGATTTTAGGGCAGGAGGGAAAAAGGCCTTAGTAGAAAAAACTTTGATGGCTCAGTTTAATGCTGAAGTCGGAGATGTGATCAAGGTAGGGAATGTGGAATTTGTGGTTTCCGGAGAATTACAATCAGTACCAGGGCAAACGGGGATCACTGCGACGGTAGCACCTGCGGTTTATATACCCATGGATTACCTTGAGGAAACTGGTTTGGTTCAATATGGAAGCAGGGTAAATTACAACCGGTATTATTTGTTTGAACAAGGAACCAATGTAGATGAGCTGATTCAACCTTATGATGAACAATGGGAAATTGATCGGGTAGATGCAGATACTGTAGAAGATCAAAAGCGTTCCACTGGGAGGTCATTCTCCAATATGTCCAACTTTCTGAGTTTGGTGGCATTTATCGCCTTATTATTAGGTTGTGTAGGCGTGGCAAGCGCAGTGAACGTATTTGTGAAGGAAAAGCTTGCTTCTGTAGCAGTGTTGAGATGCTTGGGCGTCTCATCGAGGGATGTTCTTTTAATCTATTTGGCTGAAATCAAGATCATGGGCTTGGTGGGAGCACTACTTGGTGCCTTTTTGGGTACTCTATTACAATTTGTGCTGCCTGCTGTATTTGCTGATTTCTTACCTGTTGAGGTAAGTTTTGGCATTTCTTGGCTCTCTGTTGGTTTTGGAATCATCACCGGTCTCTTTGTTTCAGTATTGTTTGCTTTATTGCCTTTGTTGAAGGTTCGAAATGTGTCTCCGATGGCCACCTTAAGACCTGAAACAGCTGATACTACCTTGTTGAAAGATCCACTTCGATGGATGGTAATTGCAGGGATTTTATTGTTTATTTGGGCATTTAGTTTTTATCTGCTGGATCGGGTGGATTTTGCCTTTGGTTTTACTGCTTTCGTGGTTTTTGCTTTTGGCATATTATGGGGCATTGCACAGTCCATTATTTGGGCAGTCAGGAAATTTCTACCTATCTCTTTTTCCTATCCTTTAAGGCAGTCTTTAGCCAACTTGTACCGTCCAAACAACCAAACGGTTTCTTTAATTGCCACCATTGGATTGGGTACGGCGATGATTTCTACCCTCTTTTTCCTTCAAAATCAATTGTTGGAAGAAGCGCGTTTCGCTGATAAAGAAGACCAGCCCAATATGCTGATTTTTGATATCCAAACGGCCCAATTGCAGGCGGTAAAGGATAAAATAGAATCTTACGATTTACCTATCATGCAAGAAGTCCCCATCGTGACCATGCAACTGAATGCGATCAATGGGATTGATAAACAGGCAAATGAAGAACTGCCAGAAGAGGAAGATTATTCTCGTTGGATTTATAATCGGGAATTCAGGGTGACCTATCGGGATACTTTGATCTCCTCAGAGACTTTGACTTCGGGAGATTTAATTCCTGTTGGTGCTCGTGGGGATAGTATTTTTGTCAGTTTTGAAAAAGGATTTGCGGAGGGGAATCGATTAAAAATAGGAGATGAGATTGAGTTTAATGTACAGGGACGTCCAATCAAAACCTATATTGGGAGTTTCCGAGATGTGAAGTTTAATCAGGTTTCTACCAATTTTTTGGTTCTATTTCCTAATGGAGTATTAGAACAAGCACCTAAGTTTCATGTGCTGATTACCAAAACCAAGAATGATCGAGAGGCAGGTTCGGTACAGGCGGATATCGTAAGGCAATTCCCTAATATTTCCATTATTAACCTAGGGACGATCGTGGCAACTTTGGAGGAAATTTTGGGTAAGATCAGCTTTGTGATTCAGTTTATGGCCTTCTTTAGTATTGCTACAGGGATTTTGGTGTTGATCAGTTCCTTGATTATTTCTAAGTATCAGCGTATGCGTGAAAGTATTTTGTTGAGAACCTTAGGTGCCAATTCGGGTATAGTGAGTAAAATCAACACCTTGGAATATTTCTTTTTGGGAAGTTTGGCCTCAATGTCAGGGATTATCTTGTCTTTTGGAGCCACCTGGTTACTGAGTGAATTTGTATTCAATATCCAATTCCGTGGAGCTTGGGGTTCAGCATTGATCCTTTATTTGGGAATTACTGCCCTGACGATTGTCTTGGGATGGTTGAATGGAAGGAAAATCATCAATCAGCCTCCAATGGAAATATTGAGAGGGAATTAA
- a CDS encoding GIY-YIG nuclease family protein → MGTQNPFRSNFEGVFFLILRLNAFYVYAIKSISRNYIYVGLTNNPKRRFLEHNFGA, encoded by the coding sequence CTGGGTACACAAAACCCCTTCAGAAGCAATTTTGAAGGGGTTTTCTTTTTAATTTTAAGGCTGAATGCTTTTTACGTCTATGCCATTAAAAGCATTTCACGAAATTATATTTATGTAGGCCTTACCAATAACCCTAAAAGGAGGTTTTTGGAGCATAATTTTGGAGCATAA
- a CDS encoding putative quinol monooxygenase, protein MLIRIVRMTFHEEKVAAFLENFEIHKKSIRNFPGCHHLELWQDENKKNIFMTYSHWESEEHLNQYRDSELFNNVWTFTKTLFSEKPQAFSSKKLQKVEK, encoded by the coding sequence ATGTTGATCCGGATTGTACGTATGACATTTCATGAAGAAAAAGTGGCTGCTTTTTTAGAGAATTTTGAGATTCATAAGAAATCCATCCGGAATTTTCCTGGTTGCCATCATTTAGAGCTTTGGCAGGATGAAAATAAAAAAAATATTTTCATGACGTATAGCCATTGGGAAAGCGAAGAGCACCTGAATCAATATCGTGATTCTGAGCTATTTAATAACGTATGGACTTTCACTAAGACCTTGTTTTCAGAAAAACCTCAAGCCTTTAGTTCAAAAAAATTACAGAAAGTGGAAAAATGA
- a CDS encoding SAM hydrolase/SAM-dependent halogenase family protein, whose protein sequence is MALVTFLSDFGDKDYYVPAVKAKMLAVNPQLNIIDISHSIDTFDLAHAAFVLRSTFRDFPKGTVHLVAINTTGSYTHGYIGIKLEEHIFLGPNNGILSLLADHDPGIMVQFADIHLKDTSFPAKDILAPIAAKVASGAAIHDFGGPLTNFRKLMGRQAKATREQILGHVVRVDRYGNLITNIQKEVFDKLNPGKFTIAFGREEVTRLDKGYDQVEPGDCFAFFNSLNLLEIGINHGHGADLLGLKYDSVVFVNFNP, encoded by the coding sequence ATGGCTTTGGTGACATTCCTCTCAGATTTTGGGGACAAAGATTATTACGTTCCTGCAGTAAAAGCCAAAATGCTTGCAGTGAACCCACAATTGAACATTATAGATATTTCACATTCTATAGACACGTTTGACCTCGCCCACGCGGCATTTGTCTTACGTTCTACTTTTCGTGATTTCCCAAAGGGTACCGTACATCTGGTGGCCATCAATACCACTGGATCCTATACACATGGTTATATAGGGATCAAACTGGAAGAACATATTTTCTTAGGTCCCAACAATGGGATTTTGAGTTTATTGGCAGATCATGACCCAGGAATCATGGTTCAATTTGCAGACATTCACTTGAAGGACACTTCCTTTCCTGCCAAAGATATTTTAGCTCCTATTGCAGCCAAAGTAGCCAGTGGTGCCGCGATCCATGATTTTGGAGGACCATTGACTAATTTCCGGAAACTGATGGGACGCCAAGCCAAAGCTACCCGGGAGCAAATTCTTGGGCATGTGGTACGCGTAGATCGATATGGTAATTTGATCACTAACATCCAGAAAGAGGTGTTTGACAAACTAAACCCTGGAAAATTCACCATTGCATTCGGCAGAGAAGAAGTTACCCGATTGGATAAAGGATATGATCAAGTGGAACCAGGAGATTGCTTCGCTTTTTTCAACAGCTTGAATTTATTAGAAATCGGTATAAACCATGGGCATGGGGCAGATTTATTGGGTTTGAAATATGACAGTGTGGTCTTCGTGAATTTCAACCCATAA
- a CDS encoding PhoH family protein, with amino-acid sequence MVEKVITLENVPLAEFLGQANENIKQIALAFPQSKIISRGNEIRIKGGAPEILRINDVLNLLLEHLERFGHLTPENVKDYLDVEGVPFEEASRDQVIVFGNKGLVIKPKSPNQRKLVESAMNNDLVFALGPAGTGKTYIAVALAVRALKNREVKRIIITRPAVEAGENLGFLPGDLQEKLDPYLRPIYDALSDMVPSEKLKFYQETRVIEIAPLAYMRGRTLHDAFVLLDEAQNTTNEQIKMFLTRMGPNSKVIITGDQTQVDLPVRQKSGLSEALKILKNVKGIGVVNLSGKDVIRHKLVKSIIEAYEKDQAEKDRIKNETGSRKSSS; translated from the coding sequence TTGGTAGAAAAAGTAATCACTTTAGAAAACGTGCCTTTGGCCGAATTTTTAGGTCAGGCCAATGAAAATATCAAGCAAATAGCGCTTGCTTTCCCTCAGAGTAAGATTATTTCCAGGGGAAATGAAATCCGAATCAAGGGTGGAGCACCAGAGATTTTGCGAATAAATGATGTGCTCAACTTATTGTTGGAACATTTGGAGCGCTTTGGTCATCTTACACCAGAAAATGTCAAGGATTATTTGGATGTGGAAGGGGTGCCTTTCGAAGAAGCAAGTAGAGATCAAGTAATCGTTTTTGGGAATAAGGGATTGGTCATCAAGCCCAAATCTCCTAATCAGAGAAAATTGGTCGAGTCTGCAATGAATAATGATTTGGTTTTTGCATTAGGTCCAGCAGGTACAGGGAAGACATATATTGCAGTGGCGCTGGCAGTAAGAGCGCTCAAGAACCGTGAGGTGAAACGAATCATCATTACCCGTCCAGCTGTGGAGGCTGGAGAAAATCTTGGATTTCTTCCTGGAGATCTTCAGGAGAAATTAGATCCCTATTTGAGGCCGATCTATGATGCCCTTTCTGATATGGTTCCTTCCGAAAAACTGAAGTTTTACCAAGAAACAAGGGTCATAGAAATAGCACCATTGGCATATATGAGAGGTAGAACCCTTCATGATGCTTTTGTATTATTGGATGAGGCTCAGAACACGACCAACGAACAAATAAAAATGTTCCTTACTCGAATGGGACCTAACTCCAAGGTGATTATCACAGGGGACCAAACCCAGGTTGATTTACCTGTTCGTCAGAAATCTGGTCTTTCTGAAGCTTTGAAGATCCTGAAAAATGTGAAAGGAATCGGTGTGGTGAATTTGAGTGGAAAAGATGTGATCCGACATAAACTAGTCAAATCTATCATAGAGGCTTACGAAAAAGATCAAGCTGAAAAAGACCGAATCAAAAATGAAACTGGAAGTAGAAAAAGTAGCAGCTGA
- a CDS encoding GNAT family N-acetyltransferase, whose product MKLEVEKVAAEDQDRLKKVYAIRKQVFVVEQKVPAEAEYDEFEENSTHFLATLDDEPVGAARWRFTEKGVKLERFAVLKEARGKGVGQSMVKAVLLDIQSDPKSKGKMKYLNAQLDAVPLYTKFKFEKVGDVFEECNILHYQMQLA is encoded by the coding sequence ATGAAACTGGAAGTAGAAAAAGTAGCAGCTGAGGACCAAGATCGGTTGAAGAAGGTCTACGCTATACGGAAACAGGTTTTCGTGGTCGAACAAAAAGTTCCAGCAGAGGCAGAATACGATGAATTTGAGGAAAATTCTACCCACTTTTTGGCTACGCTAGATGACGAACCGGTTGGTGCTGCCCGATGGAGGTTTACTGAAAAGGGAGTCAAATTGGAGCGCTTTGCAGTTTTGAAAGAAGCCAGGGGAAAAGGAGTTGGTCAAAGTATGGTAAAAGCGGTTTTGCTTGATATTCAGTCAGATCCTAAGTCAAAAGGCAAGATGAAATATTTAAATGCACAATTGGATGCTGTACCTTTATATACCAAATTTAAGTTTGAGAAGGTAGGAGATGTTTTTGAGGAATGTAATATTCTTCACTATCAAATGCAGTTGGCGTAA
- a CDS encoding DUF3575 domain-containing protein — protein sequence MRKSIVTIALIFGVIGSLAAQEVVSSSSGSNYYGDFNNEIKVNFLTLIMFGSFEVAYERYLSEDHSLEFKGFFNDRFGFNNEKKGKKYKTNSVQAAMNFYLNSNGSGRFYLFPLAKIRFGDFEEPSESGGIETTDMTAFILGAGAGYKWEVSEHFAFGPYASIGRNFSDDVIDRFTGIEFNAGFNLGYRF from the coding sequence ATGAGAAAATCCATTGTAACCATTGCATTGATCTTCGGAGTGATTGGATCTTTAGCTGCACAGGAAGTCGTTTCTAGTAGCTCGGGGAGTAATTATTATGGAGATTTCAACAATGAAATAAAAGTTAACTTCCTCACCTTAATCATGTTTGGGTCTTTTGAAGTTGCGTACGAACGTTATTTGAGTGAAGACCATTCCCTTGAGTTCAAAGGGTTCTTCAATGACCGATTTGGATTTAATAATGAAAAGAAAGGGAAGAAATATAAGACGAATTCCGTGCAAGCGGCTATGAATTTTTATCTGAATAGTAATGGAAGTGGTCGTTTTTACCTCTTTCCCCTGGCAAAAATCAGATTTGGGGACTTTGAGGAACCTTCCGAGTCAGGAGGTATAGAAACGACTGATATGACAGCCTTTATTTTAGGTGCAGGAGCAGGTTACAAGTGGGAAGTTTCTGAGCATTTTGCTTTTGGCCCTTATGCTAGCATCGGGAGAAATTTTAGTGATGATGTAATAGATAGATTTACAGGAATTGAATTTAATGCAGGGTTTAACCTAGGTTATCGTTTTTAA
- a CDS encoding enoyl-CoA hydratase/isomerase family protein, which produces MTHAVLTRVENRIGFIKLNRPEKRNALSPELISGLHQAFVEMDQREDVKVIILEAVGKAFCAGADLAYLQDLQSYSYVKNLEDSNHLKELLTLIYTMPKIVIANIQGHALAGGCGLVTVCDFAFSVPNALFGYTEVRIGFVPALVSVFLAEQIGMAKTQELLLSGELISAAKAAELGLITEVCHDEFLQKGVMDFANKLIDQNSGFSMAATKTLLRSINRDKREKALLNASEVNAKARSHEDCIKGISSFLNKNNPDW; this is translated from the coding sequence ATGACCCACGCTGTATTAACCCGAGTCGAGAATCGGATCGGTTTTATAAAACTAAATAGACCCGAAAAGCGAAATGCTTTAAGTCCTGAATTGATTTCTGGCTTGCATCAGGCTTTTGTGGAGATGGATCAGCGTGAAGATGTCAAAGTAATTATTCTGGAAGCAGTGGGGAAAGCATTCTGCGCTGGAGCTGATCTAGCCTACCTTCAGGATCTGCAAAGTTATTCATATGTGAAAAACTTGGAAGATAGCAATCATTTAAAGGAATTACTGACCTTGATTTATACCATGCCAAAAATTGTGATTGCCAATATCCAAGGGCATGCATTGGCTGGTGGCTGCGGATTGGTGACCGTTTGTGATTTTGCTTTTTCAGTTCCCAATGCACTTTTTGGTTATACAGAGGTAAGAATAGGCTTTGTTCCTGCTTTGGTTTCGGTATTTCTTGCTGAACAGATTGGCATGGCCAAAACTCAAGAACTTTTACTTTCCGGTGAACTTATTTCCGCTGCAAAGGCAGCTGAATTGGGATTAATTACAGAAGTTTGCCATGATGAATTTTTGCAAAAAGGAGTGATGGATTTTGCCAACAAACTCATTGATCAAAATTCGGGCTTTTCCATGGCTGCAACCAAGACCTTACTTCGATCTATCAATCGGGATAAACGGGAGAAAGCCTTGTTAAACGCCTCCGAAGTCAATGCAAAAGCAAGGTCCCATGAGGATTGCATCAAAGGGATATCATCCTTTTTGAATAAGAACAACCCAGACTGGTAA
- a CDS encoding RecQ family ATP-dependent DNA helicase — MEKRSKEILHKVFGFEDFRPVQKDVINSVLSQHDTLALLPTGGGKSLCYQIPGLVNEGICLVISPLIALMKDQVDALKAKGVKAAAIFSGMSYREIDNTLDNCIYGDFKFLYVSPERLKVDLFIERFKQMPVNLIAVDEAHCISQWGYDFRPQYLEIGEIRKHHPEVPILALTASATPKVCEDIKDKLLMKNEQEFHQSFARENLSFSVRLVENKFEKGVEVLQRVAGSAIWYVRNRQATHQISNSLLKLGIPASPYHAGMPMADRNAVQASWMADKTRVIVSTNAFGMGIDKPNVRMVIHTDLPENIENYYQEAGRAGRDGEKSFAVLVSNEQDFEALMDRAALVYPPIDFIKRVYQCLANYYKLAVGSNMFSSFDFVYHEFAHNYDLGVLETFYALKVLEEEGFISLNESFYAPSRIHFLVDPARLYEVQIAYANLDPVVKVLLRTYGGNLFSEYLSIQEAKLAKTLEIREIDVITRLRKLAELEVMDYDQRKDKPQLTFLTPRYDAGKLPLNFKRIEDRRALTLNHAQQIIAYAHQDSFCRSQFIQEYFGERTDRECGICDWCIKNRKSKDLASNEEKLERRVIETIIEFGGLNESQLLAKLQLPASPELFSIIRKLEDSGKISSTSSGKYVISNYG, encoded by the coding sequence TTGGAAAAACGTAGCAAGGAAATACTTCATAAGGTCTTTGGATTCGAAGATTTTCGACCCGTTCAGAAGGACGTTATCAATTCAGTTTTGTCCCAGCATGATACGTTGGCTTTGCTGCCTACAGGGGGAGGAAAATCCCTGTGTTATCAAATACCTGGCTTGGTAAATGAAGGTATTTGCTTGGTGATCAGTCCTCTGATTGCTTTGATGAAAGATCAGGTAGATGCCTTGAAAGCAAAAGGTGTCAAAGCAGCAGCGATATTTTCCGGTATGAGTTACCGAGAGATTGACAATACCTTAGATAACTGCATTTATGGAGATTTTAAATTTTTATATGTTTCTCCAGAACGCCTTAAAGTGGATTTATTTATTGAGCGATTCAAGCAAATGCCAGTAAATCTTATTGCAGTAGATGAGGCGCATTGTATTTCTCAATGGGGCTATGATTTCAGACCCCAGTACCTGGAAATTGGAGAAATAAGAAAACATCATCCTGAGGTTCCCATATTAGCTTTGACGGCATCGGCAACGCCAAAAGTATGTGAGGATATCAAGGATAAACTGTTGATGAAAAACGAGCAGGAATTTCATCAAAGTTTTGCCCGTGAAAATCTAAGTTTTAGCGTTCGCCTTGTTGAAAATAAATTTGAAAAAGGTGTGGAGGTCCTCCAAAGGGTAGCAGGGTCGGCGATTTGGTATGTGAGAAACAGGCAGGCCACACATCAGATATCTAATTCCTTATTGAAACTGGGAATTCCCGCATCTCCCTATCATGCAGGTATGCCCATGGCGGATCGTAATGCTGTACAGGCTTCTTGGATGGCAGACAAGACTCGGGTGATAGTTAGTACTAATGCCTTTGGGATGGGGATTGATAAACCCAATGTTCGAATGGTAATCCATACTGATCTTCCTGAAAATATTGAGAATTATTACCAGGAAGCTGGGAGAGCTGGCAGGGATGGAGAAAAATCTTTTGCAGTATTGGTAAGCAATGAACAGGATTTTGAAGCCCTAATGGATAGAGCGGCTTTAGTCTATCCTCCCATAGATTTTATCAAACGAGTCTACCAATGCCTGGCAAATTATTACAAGCTTGCGGTAGGGAGTAATATGTTCAGCAGTTTTGATTTCGTTTACCATGAATTTGCCCATAATTATGATTTGGGTGTTTTAGAGACCTTTTATGCGCTCAAGGTATTGGAGGAAGAAGGCTTTATTTCCTTGAACGAAAGTTTTTATGCCCCTTCCAGAATACATTTCCTGGTGGATCCGGCCAGACTTTATGAAGTTCAAATTGCCTATGCGAATTTGGACCCCGTGGTAAAGGTCCTGCTTAGAACCTATGGGGGGAATCTCTTTTCAGAATACCTATCTATTCAAGAGGCAAAACTGGCAAAAACGCTTGAAATACGGGAAATTGATGTCATCACTCGCTTAAGGAAATTGGCAGAACTGGAGGTGATGGATTATGATCAAAGAAAAGACAAACCTCAATTGACTTTTTTGACTCCAAGATACGATGCTGGGAAATTACCTTTAAACTTTAAGCGCATTGAGGATAGAAGAGCATTGACCTTGAACCATGCCCAACAAATCATTGCCTATGCTCACCAGGATTCTTTTTGTAGAAGTCAGTTTATTCAGGAGTACTTTGGAGAGCGTACAGATCGAGAATGTGGAATCTGTGATTGGTGTATTAAAAACCGAAAATCTAAAGATCTGGCCTCCAATGAAGAGAAACTGGAAAGAAGAGTCATTGAAACTATTATAGAGTTCGGAGGGTTAAATGAAAGTCAGTTATTGGCAAAACTTCAGCTTCCCGCTTCCCCAGAATTGTTTTCGATCATTCGAAAATTAGAGGATTCAGGAAAGATCTCTTCCACTTCCTCAGGTAAATACGTAATTTCAAACTATGGGTAA
- a CDS encoding NUDIX hydrolase, which yields MDRTLLKSQLEKYRTPYEEESAFINSFIELTEDPLAYKRERLEGHFTASAWVVNRRRTHTLLTLHRKLGRWLQLGGHADGDENLIEVALKEAKEESGLKSLELVDSTIFDLDKHIIPERPHVPEHFHYDVRYILEADINEPLQISDESISLAWITFDSVVDMIGYNPSILRMLEKTSKSEIVL from the coding sequence ATGGATAGAACGTTATTAAAAAGTCAGCTGGAAAAGTATAGAACTCCTTATGAAGAGGAATCAGCATTCATCAATTCATTTATTGAGTTGACAGAGGATCCTTTGGCCTATAAGAGAGAAAGGTTGGAGGGGCATTTCACTGCTTCTGCTTGGGTGGTCAATAGAAGAAGAACACATACCTTGCTGACTCTGCATAGAAAACTTGGAAGATGGCTCCAATTGGGAGGTCATGCAGACGGTGATGAAAATTTAATAGAGGTCGCCTTGAAAGAGGCCAAAGAGGAAAGTGGATTAAAGTCATTGGAACTGGTAGATTCTACGATTTTTGATTTGGATAAACATATTATTCCGGAGCGTCCACATGTACCCGAACATTTCCACTATGACGTGAGGTATATTTTGGAGGCAGATATCAATGAACCTTTACAGATCAGTGACGAAAGTATCTCCCTTGCTTGGATTACCTTTGATTCTGTTGTCGATATGATTGGGTATAATCCTTCAATCCTTAGAATGTTGGAAAAAACCAGTAAATCTGAGATTGTACTTTAA
- a CDS encoding acyl-CoA thioesterase has translation MPKVEVSDIIGEFHFSIPIQIRFSDIDGYQHVNNGIYFNYFEHSRAAFLMDSCGWNVMEVGTVVAHVGIDYYRPIHLSDQIRAYVKCVKIGNTSFDLVQYIIGVTSDDQEVVFSKSNCTLVSVEMNTMKPVPIPSIYRSKLEG, from the coding sequence ATGCCTAAAGTAGAAGTTTCGGATATTATCGGTGAATTTCATTTCTCCATTCCTATACAAATTCGTTTCTCTGATATCGATGGATATCAGCATGTGAATAATGGAATTTATTTCAATTATTTTGAACATTCCAGAGCTGCTTTTTTGATGGATTCCTGTGGTTGGAATGTCATGGAGGTAGGAACTGTCGTGGCGCATGTGGGGATAGATTACTATCGTCCCATTCATTTGAGTGATCAAATCAGAGCCTATGTGAAATGTGTCAAAATAGGTAATACTTCCTTTGATTTAGTGCAATATATTATCGGAGTGACTTCGGATGATCAAGAGGTGGTGTTTTCCAAGAGTAACTGCACCCTCGTATCGGTGGAGATGAATACGATGAAACCAGTACCTATCCCATCCATCTACAGAAGTAAACTTGAAGGCTAG